One region of Emys orbicularis isolate rEmyOrb1 chromosome 6, rEmyOrb1.hap1, whole genome shotgun sequence genomic DNA includes:
- the CDKN2B gene encoding cyclin-dependent kinase 4 inhibitor B, producing MQAGAVAAGGGRDLLANAAAQGDVQGVRLLLEAGMNPNTVNSFGRTPLQVMMMGNTQVAELLLQRGADPNRPDPRTGSLPVHDAARDGFLDTLVALHRGGARLDLRDKSGRLPIDLAVESGHQQVVSYLRAQPARNAAPPQA from the exons ATGCAGGCGGGGGCTGTAGCTGCAGGCGGCGGGAGGGACCTTCTGGCTAACGCCGCGGCTCAGGGGGACGTGCAGGGGGTGCGGCTGCTGCTGGAAGCCGGGATGAACCCCAACACTGTTAATTCCTTCGGCAGGACCCCCCTTCAG GTCATGATGATGGGAAACACCCAAGTggcggagctgctgctgcagagaggaGCGGATCCCAACCGCCCGGACCCGCGCACCGGCTCCCTCCCAGTGCACGATGCGGCGCGAGACGGTTTCCTGGACACCCTTGTGGCGCTGCACCGAGGCGGGGCTCGGTTGGATCTGCGGGACAAATCGGGCCGCCTCCCCATTGACCTAGCTGTAGAGAGCGGGCATCAGCAAGTGGTCAGCTACCTCCGAGCCCAGCCTGCAAGGAATGCCGCTCCGCCCCAGGCATAG